A region of Pseudomonas cavernicola DNA encodes the following proteins:
- a CDS encoding putative bifunctional diguanylate cyclase/phosphodiesterase produces the protein MDFFKNESAAKQNMLASPNNSSSKKWHRMYFFLAGFDVLVVVLGVLLNHQIVGTYHRSIKANQSWVQQLSSYSTLGSLASEVNAPGNNVFDTHEVESESRSMSEALRAFNEHLAMAKEQLQTRIANQVERSADIQTFTLALKEEVDAVDVAMAEMVNEALLIFSYFREGQSDNAGKRMATMDRKYAELLASLATVRERVGLIQGKLLEEELESVEVLRRVEYAIMAFVLLMVSAAVTYGRKIRREMESHAAEREGYLVELRESEKQFRQQASLLDKAQDAIVVHGMDQRILYWNKSAERLYGLSKEEALGKSAQELLYPGHSAFNVATDSLIETGDWAGEVTLRRQDGCTITLESHRTLVRDERGQPQSVLSINTDITHRKAAEQEVKRLAFYDQLTGLANRRLMLDRLQHALAGSARSLHTSAVVLIDLDNFKALNDTLGHDRGDMLLRQVALRLSGCIRESDTVARLGGDEFVVLLESLNENPPEAAVQAKAIGEKILTSLNISYQLDGYEHHSTPSVGIALFQGQLNTVDDIMKRADLAMYRAKAAGRNTMRFFDPEMQAVATARVRLEADLRQGFQRKEFLLHFQPQLNNEGTIIGAEALVRWQHPERGTVSPVEFIPVAEETGLILPLGRWVLETACAQLVAWAKHPETARLSMAVNVSARQFHHPDFVEEVLSVLKYTGADPEKLKLELTEGLLIEDVENTIAKMVELKENGIGLSLDDFGTGYSSLSYLKSLPLDELKIDQSFVRDVLIDPNDAAIACAIVSLSQSLGLAVIAEGVETEAQRTFLVNHGCYVHQGYLFSRPLPADQFKAFVHARLMSSADCPIKGNCGHYQ, from the coding sequence ATGGATTTTTTCAAAAATGAAAGCGCCGCAAAGCAAAACATGCTCGCCAGCCCAAATAATTCGAGCTCGAAAAAATGGCACCGGATGTATTTTTTCCTTGCGGGTTTCGACGTGCTGGTTGTTGTGCTGGGCGTGCTCTTGAATCACCAGATCGTTGGCACTTATCACCGTTCCATCAAGGCAAACCAATCGTGGGTCCAACAGCTGTCGAGCTATTCAACGCTGGGCAGCTTGGCTTCCGAAGTCAATGCGCCGGGCAACAATGTGTTCGATACACATGAGGTCGAATCCGAATCACGGAGCATGAGTGAAGCGCTGCGCGCCTTCAACGAGCATTTGGCAATGGCCAAAGAACAGCTACAAACTCGGATCGCCAATCAAGTTGAGCGCAGTGCAGACATCCAAACCTTCACTCTTGCATTGAAGGAAGAGGTGGATGCAGTCGACGTTGCGATGGCTGAAATGGTGAACGAGGCCTTGCTGATATTTTCCTACTTCAGGGAGGGGCAGTCGGACAATGCCGGCAAGCGCATGGCAACCATGGATAGGAAGTATGCCGAGTTGCTCGCCTCACTCGCTACGGTGCGGGAGCGCGTCGGCCTAATTCAAGGCAAGCTGCTAGAGGAAGAGCTGGAATCGGTCGAGGTACTGCGCCGGGTCGAGTATGCAATTATGGCGTTCGTGCTGCTAATGGTCAGTGCGGCCGTTACTTACGGTCGCAAGATCAGGCGCGAAATGGAGTCGCATGCAGCCGAAAGGGAGGGCTACCTTGTAGAGCTGCGCGAAAGCGAGAAGCAGTTCCGCCAGCAAGCATCGTTGCTGGACAAGGCCCAGGATGCCATTGTCGTTCACGGGATGGATCAGCGCATTTTGTACTGGAACAAGAGTGCTGAGCGTCTCTACGGTTTGTCAAAGGAAGAGGCACTCGGCAAATCGGCACAGGAGTTACTCTACCCAGGCCATAGCGCTTTCAATGTGGCCACCGATAGCTTGATAGAAACTGGCGATTGGGCTGGTGAGGTCACGCTTCGCCGCCAGGATGGCTGCACCATCACACTTGAAAGCCACCGGACCCTAGTGCGGGACGAGCGTGGCCAACCGCAGTCGGTTCTGTCGATTAACACCGACATCACCCACCGCAAGGCAGCTGAGCAAGAGGTCAAGCGTTTGGCCTTCTACGATCAGTTGACCGGGCTGGCCAACAGGCGACTTATGTTGGACCGATTACAGCACGCGCTGGCGGGCAGCGCCCGCAGTCTACATACGAGTGCGGTAGTACTTATTGATCTAGATAACTTCAAGGCGCTGAACGACACGCTGGGGCATGACAGAGGCGACATGTTGCTGCGGCAAGTTGCTCTGCGTCTCTCCGGCTGCATACGCGAGAGCGACACCGTGGCCCGCCTGGGCGGAGATGAGTTCGTGGTCTTGCTGGAAAGTCTTAATGAGAACCCTCCAGAAGCAGCTGTCCAGGCCAAGGCTATCGGCGAGAAAATTCTCACTTCGCTCAACATTTCCTACCAACTGGATGGTTATGAGCATCACAGCACCCCCAGCGTCGGCATTGCCCTGTTCCAGGGTCAGCTAAACACTGTGGACGATATTATGAAACGCGCTGACCTGGCGATGTATCGCGCCAAGGCGGCGGGCCGTAATACCATGCGCTTCTTCGATCCGGAAATGCAGGCAGTTGCCACGGCACGCGTCAGACTGGAAGCAGACTTACGCCAAGGCTTCCAGAGAAAGGAATTCCTGCTGCATTTCCAGCCGCAGTTGAATAATGAGGGCACTATCATAGGCGCGGAGGCGCTTGTGCGCTGGCAGCATCCTGAACGCGGAACCGTATCGCCAGTTGAGTTCATTCCAGTGGCGGAGGAAACAGGGCTAATTCTGCCGTTAGGCCGCTGGGTGCTGGAAACTGCTTGCGCTCAGTTGGTAGCTTGGGCAAAGCATCCGGAAACCGCCCGGCTGAGCATGGCAGTGAATGTCAGCGCCCGTCAGTTTCACCATCCGGACTTCGTTGAGGAAGTGCTCTCAGTACTGAAATACACCGGTGCCGATCCGGAGAAATTGAAACTGGAGCTGACCGAAGGTTTGCTGATAGAGGATGTAGAAAATACCATCGCCAAGATGGTCGAATTGAAAGAGAACGGCATAGGTCTCTCCTTAGACGATTTCGGAACCGGCTACTCGTCGCTGTCCTACCTGAAGAGCCTTCCGTTAGATGAACTTAAAATCGACCAGTCCTTCGTCAGGGATGTGCTGATTGACCCTAACGATGCTGCCATCGCCTGCGCGATTGTAAGCTTGAGCCAGAGTTTGGGTCTTGCGGTGATTGCCGAAGGTGTGGAGACAGAGGCTCAGCGCACCTTTCTGGTCAATCATGGCTGCTATGTCCATCAAGGCTATCTGTTTTCCCGACCACTGCCAGCCGACCAATTTAAGGCATTTGTTCACGCAAGATTAATGTCGAGCGCTGATTGCCCAATTAAAGGCAATTGTGGTCATTACCAATAA